One Xenopus tropicalis strain Nigerian chromosome 8, UCB_Xtro_10.0, whole genome shotgun sequence genomic window carries:
- the rack1 gene encoding receptor of activated protein C kinase 1 — MTEQMTLRGTLKGHNGWVTQIATTPQFPDMILSSSRDKTVIMWKLTRDETNYGVPQRALRGHSHFVSDVVISSDGQFALSGSWDGTLRLWDLTTGTTTRRFVGHTKDVLSVAFSADNRQIVSGSRDKTIKLWNTLGVCKYTVQEESHTEWVSCVRFSPNSSNPIIVSCGWDKMVKVWNLANCKLKTNHIGHSGYLNTVTVSPDGSLCASGGKDGQAMLWDLNEGKHLYTLDSGDVINALCFSPNRYWLCAATGPSIKIWDLEGKIIVDELKQEVISSSSKAEPPQCTSLAWSADGQTLFAGYTDNLIRVWQVTIGTR; from the exons ATGACTGAGCAAATGACACTTCGGGGGACCCTAAAGGGCCATAATGGCTGGGTCACGCAAATCGCGACTACCCCACAATTCCCGGACATGATTCTCAGCTCTTCCAGAG ATAAGACTGTCATCATGTGGAAGCTGACTCGTGATGAAACAAACTATGGGGTTCCACAACGTGCTCTCCGGGGTCACTCCCACTTTGTCAGTGATGTGGTTATCTCTTCAGATGGGCAGTTCGCTCTCTCAGGATCCTGGGATGGAACACTCAGACTGTGGGATCTTACAAC TGGCACCACCACACGCCGGTTTGTAGGACACACCAAAGATGTCCTGAGTGTCGCTTTCTCTGCTGACAACCGGCAAATTGTGTCTGGATCCCGTGACAAAACAATCAAGCTGTGGAACACTTTAGGCGTTTGTAAATACACTGTGCAG GAGGAATCACATACTGAATGGGTGTCCTGTGTCCGGTTCTCCCCTAACAGCAGTAATCCCATCATTGTATCCTGCGGCTGGGACAAGATGGTGAAG GTCTGGAATCTGGCCAATTGCAAACTGAAGACCAACCACATTGGTCACAGTGGTTACTTGAACACTGTTACGGTGTCACCTGATGGGTCTCTGTGTGCTTCTGGAGGCAAG GATGGGCAAGCTATGCTGTGGGACCTGAACGAGGGGAAACATCTGTATACTCTTGACAGTGGTGATGTTATCAATGCTCTTTGCTTCAGCCCCAATCGTTACTGGCTGTGTGCTGCAACTGGACCCAGCATAAAGATCTGG GATCTGGAAGGCAAGATTATTGTGGATGAACTTAAACAGGAGGTGATCAGTTCCAGCAGTAAAGCTGAACCCCCACAATGTACTTCTTTGGCTTGGTCAGCTGATGGACAG ACACTTTTTGCTGGATACACAGACAACCTGATCAGAGTATGGCAGGTCACTATTGGTACTCGCTAA
- the btn1a1 gene encoding butyrophilin subfamily 1 member A1: protein MFPRVSKWVAAFIVLLICFLTIAALAAWRFYIYRNKKAPQKQEIEWRKVSVYKESVLFDPFMASSHLTFSPDYCLTQAMENPPSIKDGYVLAQPCFDSGRHYWETEVHKGSDGVGCLIGVAVLPRESKDIQILSAIGFGQTESYFNIQCERAMLVGIFIDIEEATVSYYNVNTFQRLHYDKLINTKDVSPFYCVAKGVTFKLNPDPCRKYTDAP from the exons ATGTTTCCACGTGTTTCTAAATGGGTTGCAGCCTTCATCGTGCTCCTGATATGTTTTCTTACTATAGCAGCTTTGGCTGCTTGGAGGTTCTATATTTATCGCAATAAAAAAG CTCCTCAGAAACAAGAAATTG AATGGAGAAAAGTTTCTGTTTATAAAG AATCAGTTCTTTTTGACCCTTTTATGGCTTCTTCTCATCTGACCTTCTCTCCGGACTACTGTCTAACACAAGCAATGGAAAATCCTCCAAGCATTAAAGATGGCTATGTGCTTGCACAGCCGTGCTTTGATAGTGGCAGACATTACTGGGAGACAGAAGTGCACAAAGGAAGCGATGGAGTGGGGTGCTTAATTGGAGTGGCAGTACTCCCCAGAGAGTCCAAGGACATACAGATACTGTCGGCTATTGGTTTTGGACAGACAGAATCATATTTCAACATTCAATGTGAGAGGGCAATGCTAGTAGGTATTTTTATAGACATTGAGGAGGCCACTGTATCATATTATAACGTAAACACATTTCAGCGGCTGCACTACGACAAACTTATTAACACCAAAGATGTATCTCCCTTTTACTGTGTAGCAAAGGGGGTTACTTTTAAACTGAATCCTGATCCTTGTAGAAAATATACAGATGCCCCATAG
- the rack1 gene encoding receptor of activated protein C kinase 1 isoform X1 yields the protein MWKLTRDETNYGVPQRALRGHSHFVSDVVISSDGQFALSGSWDGTLRLWDLTTGTTTRRFVGHTKDVLSVAFSADNRQIVSGSRDKTIKLWNTLGVCKYTVQEESHTEWVSCVRFSPNSSNPIIVSCGWDKMVKVWNLANCKLKTNHIGHSGYLNTVTVSPDGSLCASGGKDGQAMLWDLNEGKHLYTLDSGDVINALCFSPNRYWLCAATGPSIKIWDLEGKIIVDELKQEVISSSSKAEPPQCTSLAWSADGQTLFAGYTDNLIRVWQVTIGTR from the exons ATGTGGAAGCTGACTCGTGATGAAACAAACTATGGGGTTCCACAACGTGCTCTCCGGGGTCACTCCCACTTTGTCAGTGATGTGGTTATCTCTTCAGATGGGCAGTTCGCTCTCTCAGGATCCTGGGATGGAACACTCAGACTGTGGGATCTTACAAC TGGCACCACCACACGCCGGTTTGTAGGACACACCAAAGATGTCCTGAGTGTCGCTTTCTCTGCTGACAACCGGCAAATTGTGTCTGGATCCCGTGACAAAACAATCAAGCTGTGGAACACTTTAGGCGTTTGTAAATACACTGTGCAG GAGGAATCACATACTGAATGGGTGTCCTGTGTCCGGTTCTCCCCTAACAGCAGTAATCCCATCATTGTATCCTGCGGCTGGGACAAGATGGTGAAG GTCTGGAATCTGGCCAATTGCAAACTGAAGACCAACCACATTGGTCACAGTGGTTACTTGAACACTGTTACGGTGTCACCTGATGGGTCTCTGTGTGCTTCTGGAGGCAAG GATGGGCAAGCTATGCTGTGGGACCTGAACGAGGGGAAACATCTGTATACTCTTGACAGTGGTGATGTTATCAATGCTCTTTGCTTCAGCCCCAATCGTTACTGGCTGTGTGCTGCAACTGGACCCAGCATAAAGATCTGG GATCTGGAAGGCAAGATTATTGTGGATGAACTTAAACAGGAGGTGATCAGTTCCAGCAGTAAAGCTGAACCCCCACAATGTACTTCTTTGGCTTGGTCAGCTGATGGACAG ACACTTTTTGCTGGATACACAGACAACCTGATCAGAGTATGGCAGGTCACTATTGGTACTCGCTAA